The genome window TTCTTTCCGCTAGAGATGTTCACTTAGTTTTGCTCCTTGATTTGCAACTAAAACCAGCTTTGATGTTTATTGAGAATATGTCAGTTCACAAAGGTAGCTCACCATatgtttgttataaaaaaaaaaaacagatttttttttgggctctagtgtccctgatatgaaagtaggctgacaggaaagggggaagacatgcggcaaatatcgtcgggtccgggagtcgaacccgcgacggccgcgtcgaggactcaaagccgccaaacatgggtcgcgctgtCCCCTACgtcaccacggcacgcccatgaccttatattttttataagttttttttttaatactataggttattatttcaaaaaataacctATAGTATAAAACACAATACACTTACTGTATGTGGTACTTGTTTATGTTGTCTGTTAAAGACCTATATCCCTAATGAGGGCCAAAGCCAGTTCCTAATGTTGCAGATCTCATTAAGGAATAGGAGCTTACCAGTTCCGATTTGCATCTTTGGCAGTATTCTTTAAATTAGAAGCACTGAGCTGTGCAACATTATGTAAGCATGCTCCTTTAGTGTTTGTATTCCACATTTCAGGCAGTGTAGGTACTGCTATTGATGGCACACACCAGACATAACACTTTCTGTAATGCAGGTGTGTCAAACTCAtgttcattttgggccaaatcgaGGTCACAAATATTCTCAAAGGGCCGTTGCAGAATGTTATTGATAAAACTACCACattaataaactgttaaaacattaacaaatgCATTATGTTggtatttgttaaaattaaatcgTACTGAGCATCTTTTGATATATTTGGCACTACACAgacaaaaactgctttgatttggcTGATAAAATAGCATTTCTGTGTGAGGCTGTTTCCTTTAAAGACCTATTTCCTATTTtatgagggccacataaaaaaaaaataaataaaattacaggcCAATTTGGGCCCCGGGCCTTGAGCTTAACACATATACTCTAATGCATGCCCTGACCCCCTAACTGTAAAATCCAACATAAATGTtgttagattattattattattatttttttttttttttactaagacTGGTATTTGAGGAAACGCAAGCTGAACTGGCTTTCCTTTGTACATGCATCAGTCAAACGTTCACACATGCAAACGTGAGGGAAAATACTTGGAGGCTCAGAGAGGCTTTTTCAAAGAGCAGTATTTATGTACTTTATGGATCACACTAGTTGTAATGGCACAATAACATAACGGAAGGAccgaaaaaaaaagaagaggctTAAAGCTGTTCACATAAATGAGTGGGCAAAATGAACAGGCTCAGTCACAGCTGACGCATCCCAACTCCAGAAAGCTACATCTGCACAGTCGCAGTTCAGGCACAGTTTGACAGATATGAGTTATGAGCTGGAGATCAAAGGAAAGCGCAAAGCGGCACATCAGGTTTATTCCTTGTATCATCAACACAATATTGTTCTGGTTTACAGAGTTCAGGAACACTTGAAATCAaggttgtttttcctctcatcCATGAAGCCACAGAGATGGAAAACGATAAATAGcggcagaaaaataaataagacagaCAATCATCCATCCGTGAACTGAGACACACTGAAAGTCAGCTACTCCTTAGTGCACACGGCATCATATCCATGAAAACAGTTAAAGGGAAGATGGAATTGTACAAATGTAGAGTCCTTctagtagaaaaaaataaataaatgtaaaaaatatgggatttaatttgcttttcagGCATTCTTAAACGTATCCATAATACATTTACCTCTTTGTGCGACTGCTGTGGCATTGTAAGAATaagttagaaaacatttattgttacaactttctttaaatgtttcaattttatCATTTGTGTCGCTTTATATTCCCCTTTTCTGATATATCTTAGTGGGTGAAGTTGAAATTTACTAGctgatggaaaaaaaggaataaaaactaGAACCAAATGTGCCATTTGATTGTATATGCAGGAGGATCTTTTGCAGGGAAATATAGTGAATATTTTGTTAAGGGAGTCTTTATTCCAAACTGAATTTACAGCTGATTTCGTGAAGCTGAATATTTATTCATGCCAGTTTTAAACAATGTTGTGGTGATTTCAGTCACAAACAGGGTGAAGTAATTTTATAGATTCAAGtcaaaacaagacaattttTTGTCACAATGCTAGTTAAGATTTTGTACCTTTTTCTAGATGATATATGTGGGAACAATTTTATATTATTCTAGGGAGGGTGATGTGATACATCTAATATCTGTCAAATGATTCAAAACATCTATAGAATACATCCCTTACCTTCAATCAAGAACAATATCAGCACTTTGACAGggacagaatatttttcttcaactgTTAAGTTTCAAGACAGAGAACAATGATACCTAAAAGGTATAGagtttattaataaattcaCACCAACTGTACATGATTTTAAGAAACAGAGAAATCAAAGGCAACCATATGTTCATAACGTGCaactataaaaaagaaaaaaaaaaagtttggagtGTCTCCTACATCACTCAAAATCATCACTTATTTACACACAaagcttaaatttttttttttcaagtgagcACTAAGTGCAAATATGTAATTTATCGCCTCCACAAAGATTTACAAACATGTTCAAAAATAACCCCGACTGCTTTTTGTGGCACAGCTtccttcaaaatgttaaaaattatattcattGCACTCACTTTAAGATGTCCAGCAGATGTAAAAATACACTTATAAATTTAAGCATAAGGTGGACAAGGGTCTTTTCATATTATGAAGGGTTCAAATAGGTCTAATGTAACAGCTGTAGTTAGTTTTGGCCCTGATTGCAATTGCAAAAGCATTTAATATCATAATATTACCAGGAAAACATCCAACTTGAGGTTTACTTGACATTACACCGACGGTAATCCGCTACCTCAGAGTACTTTAAGCACACAAGCAAGCCAGCAGAGGGGAGTGTTACTCAGAATATTAAACAAAGGAAACCATTAGAAGCTCGCAGTATTTCACACTTTACAGGCTGCGTTGAGTCTTTCAAATAGATTTCCTTCTTCTTTCCATCTAATTAggcaaaaaagttaaatgaaaaataaaaaactgttgcGTCGTTCTTTTTAAGTGTTTACCCATAGCCAGAAAAGGCAAATGAGTTGTGCACGTTTGCTGAGAGGTCAGAAATGGTTTCCCTGCTGGACAGCTTAGATGACAATACTGGTGGCGCTCCGGGAACTTTTGTCCTGTGAAGGAGAAAACCACTTTAGATCCACTTCAGAAGTGTGAGGGCAAGCCAAACATTTCATCAAGTCTATTTTGATAATTTCTGTGTTTACTTAAACAATGAGTGCCTTACAGAGTACTCATTCCTCCGCGGTCCTGGTTTCTGTCCTGGCTCATATTCTGTGTACTTGGGAGGTTTGTCAGCccagcctcctcctcctcctcttcttctacCCCCTGCTGCTCCTCTCCTGCTGCTGGAGTCATCATCAGAGCCCCATGATCCCCTGGAGCGTCTTGCTGCTGGAGGAGAGTAGTCCCCTCTGGACCTGCTATCAAACAAATCATCCCTGGAACGAGAGCAAGGCCGATCCATGCCTGGCTTCGATCTATTGTGACCTCTTCCGTCCAGGGATTCCTCGCTGTAGCTCCGGGGAATTCCTCTAGATCTGGCTGGAGAGGGGTAACGCCGTCCGCCTGTTGCCCCACGCTCATCGTAGCGGCTATAGCCACTGCGGTTGCTCTCGCTGGAGCTGGGAGGGCGGGTATTGGGTGCCGGGGGTCTTCCTGACTGCTTCTCCCTGATCGGCGGAACTGTAATGACGCGGCGGTTCATTGGACCGTCATCGAGAGCGGAGATCATACTGGGAGCCCCCGGGGAAAATGGGACATTCATAGGCATGTGCCTGGGAGGAGGAGGCATGTGCTGCATGTGGGAGGGTGGCACGGactggcagaaaaagaaaaatatcagtttatttcACCGTACAAATATATTCAGTTATGCACAAGGACATTAAATAATGTGAACTGTGAACAAGATCTTTAATCCAAGAAAGTGGGGtggaaataaaaattacattctaCATCAGTAGCAAAGCTTACAGATAATCATTGCTGGGATAATTCCTACAGTATAAAATAAAGCCAACTCCTACTTTTTACGtgggaaacaacaacaacaaaaaaagggacCTGGACAACATGGCTCTCAGGATCATAGAGGTACCCAAACCAAAACGTCTAGGGAAGTCTGAGGCCATGGATGTTAAACCTGGACTTTTAATATCTATAGTTACAAACTACCAAACTTTTAATTCTACTAACTGTACGTTGACATCAATAGGTCCTAAATGAGCAACAATTGAAAACTGAGGCACATGTGCAAAGGAATGGAAACAGTGGGTGGTGATTTCTTTAGAGCACAATAGGAATAGTCGAAGGAGCAATTAATGCACCCGAACTTATGTTTTTAAAGGAAGCACTACGTTGATGCATGCATGTCAGTAGCAATAGCAATGAATCTGTGTTAAAATTATGGACAGTGATCTAGTCTCATTTCATGCAGTGAATTTCAGGCCAAGTCAATacctaaataatattttatcagctgtaaaaaagctaaatgctaaaattattgtgataatgtAATCAAAGTgtgttatttaatttgtaataatttatattagcttctaaataaaaagcaaaaagaagcaaagaaaatgaatcaaagtccacagaaacagcaacacataaagttgtaatttaaaTATTCGAGGTGAAGCATCAATATGGGGAATATACCTGTAGAAGAGGACTTGTGACATCTATTCCTCGCACCTGGTTTTCCAGGTAGTCAAGCATGTGATTGGTGTTGGCAGAAACATGGGTGCCTTGGACACTGGGAGGGGGCATGCTGTAAGCGATGGGCTGAGGGGTGGGCAGGGGCATTGGCTTTAGAGGGATGCTCTTCCCAGAGACAGATCctagagaggaaaaaacaaaacaaaacacaagttcACAGAACAGTTAAAGGAGAGTACACATCCATTAGAAAGCTGATATTTTTTAGCGTCAAACTTTTCCCTTTTTGAATGAAAC of Xiphophorus couchianus chromosome 4, X_couchianus-1.0, whole genome shotgun sequence contains these proteins:
- the LOC114143543 gene encoding immunoglobulin-like domain-containing receptor 1, with amino-acid sequence MWRILAAVLLLSLLKESACIQVTVSETQRSTALFASVIINCDYSTSANPNEVLVTWRFKSFCKDPVLEYYSTGYQSALQLGQDPANDCQDSQRTVRVVIQKRGSNEPILGSEYRNRKISIRNKADLVINEVMWWDNGVYFCAVDAPGDTTGDSDKEVKLIVYHWLTVLFIVIGALLLLLLICICCCQCCPQICCCYVRCPCCPQKCCCPERAVMQHRMMKEAQRAMAPWMNGQQIYAPLSHVSSQMNPALYPGSVSGKSIPLKPMPLPTPQPIAYSMPPPSVQGTHVSANTNHMLDYLENQVRGIDVTSPLLQSVPPSHMQHMPPPPRHMPMNVPFSPGAPSMISALDDGPMNRRVITVPPIREKQSGRPPAPNTRPPSSSESNRSGYSRYDERGATGGRRYPSPARSRGIPRSYSEESLDGRGHNRSKPGMDRPCSRSRDDLFDSRSRGDYSPPAARRSRGSWGSDDDSSSRRGAAGGRRRGGGGGWADKPPKYTEYEPGQKPGPRRNEYSDKSSRSATSIVI